A window of Oncorhynchus kisutch isolate 150728-3 linkage group LG10, Okis_V2, whole genome shotgun sequence contains these coding sequences:
- the LOC116375878 gene encoding glutamate receptor ionotropic, NMDA 2B: MTFWLPIHKVLHSHSSIMPVCGCHSASHPQERRASPTILPPQEVRRPPRRLAALSSLSLSLLGLLMCLFHLPPACHSRRDKGGGVAHYIPMAQPPHHQVLPKLVQGLSIAVVLVGNSSEVALAGAREKDDFLHMPLAPNVEVLTMNETDPKSIIKSICDLMTEHWLQGVVFGDDTDQEAIAQILDFISAQTHIPILGVRGGSSMIMAAKVQCVCFYVYCV; encoded by the coding sequence GTATTACATTCCCACTCCTCGATTATGCCTGTCTGCGGCTGCCACAGCGCCTCCCACCCTCAGGAAAGGCGAGCGTCCCCCACAATACTGCCCCCCCAGGAGGTGAGACGTCCTCCCCGGCGCCTTGcggccctctcctccctctccctgtccctcctggGCCTCCTGATGTGCCTGTTCCACCTGCCCCCCGCCTGTCACTCTCGCAGAGACAAGGGCGGGGGCGTGGCCCACTACATCCCCATGGCCCAGCCCCCCCACCACCAGGTTCTGCCCAAGCTGGTTCAGGGCCTCAGCATCGCTGTGGTGCTGGTGGGAAACTCTAGCGAGGTGGCGTTGGCGGGCGCCCGGGAGAAGGACGACTTCCTGCACATGCCGCTGGCGCCCAACGTGGAAGTGCTCACCATGAACGAGACGGACCCCAAGAGCATCATCAAGAGCATCTGTGACCTGATGACAGAGCACTGGCTACAGGGCGTGGTGTTCGGGGACGACACAGATCAGGAGGCCATAGCCCAGATCCTGGACTTCATCTCTGCACAGACACACATCCCCATCCTGGGGGTCCGCGGTGGCTCCTCCATGATCATGGCTGCcaaggtacagtgtgtgtgtttctatgtgtactgtgtgtga
- the LOC116375879 gene encoding relaxin-3-like, whose product MMWKPLVLAVCLLVAGVQGMERPTYGVKLCGREFIRAVIFTCGGSRWRRSLGSAGDFPQDPFSSHDEDSSEGWNSDSQVPEGPFQHVQEGGVFISRPARSLISEEILEALRMSDRKGRDG is encoded by the exons ATGATGTGGAAACCACTGGTATTagctgtgtgtctgttagtgGCTGGGGTGCAGGGGATGGAGCGCCCCACGTATGGAGTGAAGCTATGTGGCCGGGAGTTCATCCGGGCGGTCATCTTCACCTGTGGAGGATCTCGCTGGAGACGGTCACTTGGGAGTGCAG GAGACTTCCCTCAGGACCCTTTCAGCTCCCATGACGAGGACTCGTCTGAAGGCTGGAACTCAGACTCACAGGTCCCAGAGGGTCCCTTCCAGCATGTCCAGGAGGGTGGGGTGTTCATCAGCAGGCCAGCCCGCTCCCTCATCTCAGAGGAGATACTGGAGGCTCTCCGTATGTCAGACCGTAAGGGCCGTGATGGGTGA